The proteins below are encoded in one region of Neofelis nebulosa isolate mNeoNeb1 chromosome 17, mNeoNeb1.pri, whole genome shotgun sequence:
- the LOC131499793 gene encoding LOW QUALITY PROTEIN: galactoside alpha-(1,2)-fucosyltransferase 2-like (The sequence of the model RefSeq protein was modified relative to this genomic sequence to represent the inferred CDS: inserted 1 base in 1 codon), whose protein sequence is MWSAKDIARGGQPRAGWPRRLKADTPLKLPPRTPINLPALVSQAYSPERRAIASDKYHREILGHLPFCTVYFLFIIFVASTVFHCHWRLAVVPGPWAYSGRVVLLPRXLPRGGMFTINAQGRLGNQMGEYATLYALAKMNGRPAFIPAEMHSTLAPIFRISLPVLHHAAAGRIPWRNYPLNDWMEDRYRHIPGEYVRLTGYPCSWTFYHHVRDEIRREFTLHDHVREEAQAFLRRLRVGGRRPGTFVGVHVRRGDYVHVMPRVWKGVVADRGYLERALGWFRARHRAPVFVVASNGMAWCRENIDASRGDVMLAGNGLQGSPAKDFALLTQCNHSAITVGTFGIWAAYLAGGDTIYLANFTLPHSPFRWIFKPQAAFLPEWMGIAADLGQARENSP, encoded by the exons ATGTGGAGCGCCAAGGACATCGCCCGAGGGGGGCAGCCCCGAGCAGGCTGGCCCAGGAGGCTCAAGGCAG ACACCCCGCTGAAGCTACCACCGCGAACTCCTATAAACCTCCCCGCCCTTGTCAGTCAGGCTTACAGTCCAGAGAGAAGAGCGATCGCTTCGGACAAGTA CCATCGCGAGATCCTGGGCCACTTGCCCTTCTGCACCGTCTACTTCCTCTTCATCATCTTCGTGGCGTCTACTGTCTTCCACTGCCACTGGCGCCTGGCCGTGGTGCCCGGTCCCTGGGCCTACTCGGGCCGCGTCGTCCTGCTCCCCA TCTTGCCCCGGGGCGGCATGTTCACCATCAACGCCCAAGGGCGCCTGGGGAACCAGATGGGGGAGTACGCCACCCTGTACGCCCTGGCCAAGATGAACGGGCGGCCCGCCTTCATCCCGGCCGAGATGCACAGCACGCTGGCGCCCATCTTCCGGATCAGCCTCCCCGTCCTGCACCACGCGGCGGCCGGCAGGATCCCCTGGCGGAACTACCCCCTGAACGACTGGATGGAGGACCGCTACCGCCACATCCCGGGGGAGTACGTGCGCCTCACCGGCTACCCCTGCTCCTGGACCTTCTACCACCACGTGCGCGACGAGATCCGGCGGGAGTTCACCCTGCACGACCACGTGCGGGAGGAGGCCCAGGCGTTTCTGCGGCGGCTGCGGGTGGGCGGGCGGCGGCCGGGCACCTTCGTGGGCGTCCACGTGCGCCGCGGCGACTACGTGCACGTCATGCCCCGCGTGTGGAAGGGCGTGGTCGCCGACCGCGGGTACCTGGAGCGGGCCCTGGGCTGGTTCCGGGCCCGCCACCGCGCCCCGGTCTTCGTGGTCGCCAGCAACGGCATGGCCTGGTGCCGCGAGAACATCGACGCCTCCCGCGGCGACGTCATGTTGGCCGGCAATGGCCTTCAGGGCTCGCCGGCCAAGGATTTCGCGTTGCTCACGCAGTGCAACCACAGCGCCATCACCGTGGGCACGTTCGGGATCTGGGCCGCCTACCTGGCGGGTGGGGACACCATCTACCTGGCCAATTTCACCCTCCCGCACTCCCCCTTCCGTTGGATCTTTAAGCCCCAAGCCGCCTTCCTGCCGGAGTGGATGGGCATCGCTGCTGACCTTGGCCAGGCCAGAGAGAACAGCCCCTAG
- the CA11 gene encoding carbonic anhydrase-related protein 11: MGLAARLSAPRALVLWAALGAAAHIGPAPDPEDWWSYKDNLQGNFVPGPPFWGLVNAAWSLCAVGKRQSPVDVELKRVLYDPFLPPLRLSTGGEKLRGTLYNTGRHVSFLPAPRPVVNVSGGPLLYSHRLSELRLLFGARDGAGSEHQINHQGFSAEVQLIHFNQELYGNLSAASRGPNGLAILSLFVNVAGSSNPFLSRLLNRDTITRISYKNDAYFLQDLSLELLFPESFGFITYQGSLSTPPCSETVTWILIDRALNITSLQMHSLRLLSQNPPSQIFQSLSGNGRPLQPLAHRALRGNRDPRHPERRCRGPNYRLHVDGAPHGR, encoded by the exons ATGGGGCTTGCAGCTCGACTGAGCGCCCCTCGAGCGCTGGTACTCTGGGCCGCACTGGGGGCAGCAG CTCACATCGGACCTGCACCGGATCCGGAAGACTGGTGGAGCTACAAGGATAATCTCCAGGGAAACTTCGTGCCAG GGCCTCCCTTCTGGGGCCTGGTGAATGCCGCCTGGAGTCTGTGTGCTGTGGGGAAGCGGCAAAGCCCCGTGGATGTGGAGCTGAAGAGGGTCCTTTATGACCCCTTTCTGCCTCCACTGAGACTCAGCACTGGGGGAGAGAAG CTCCGGGGAACCCTCTACAACACCGGCCGCCATGTCTCCTTCCTGCCTGCACCCCGGCCCGTGGTCAACGTGTCTGGGGGGCCCCTCCTCTACAGCCACCGACTCAGTGAACTGCGATTGCTGTTTGGAGCGCGGGATGGAGCCGGCTCTGAACACCAGATCAACCACCAGGGGTTCTCTGCGGAG GTGCAGCTCATCCACTTTAACCAAGAACTCTATGGGAACCTGAGCGCCGCCTCCCGGGGCCCCAATGGCCTGGCCATTCTCAGCCTCTTTGTCAAT GTGGCCGGCAGCTCAAACCCCTTCCTCAGCCGCCTCCTTAACCGTGACACCATCACCCGCATCTCCTACAAGA ATGATGCCTACTTTCTTCAAGACCTGAGCCTGGAGCTCCTGTTCCCCGAATCCTTTGGCTTCATCACCTATCAGGGCTCTCTCAGCACCCCGCCCTGCTCAGAGACTGTCACCTGGATCCTCATCGACCGGGCCCTCAATATTACCTCCCTCCAG ATGCACTCCCTGAGACTCCTGAGCCAGAATCCTCCGTCCCAGATCTTCCAGAGCCTCAGCGGTAACGGCCGGCCCCTGCAGCCCTTGGCCCACAGGGCCTTGAGGGGCAACAGGGACCCCCGGCACCCCGAGAGGCGCTGCCGAGGCCCCAACTACCGCCTGCATG TGGATGGTGCCCCCCATGGTCGCTGA
- the NTN5 gene encoding netrin-5 → MPVTFALLLLVSQATADPCYHPGGRPRFCLPPVTQLAGLAASCPQACALSLGADLSPRATCNGSLTLALGGPFLLTSVSLRFCTPGSPALVLSAAWATGGPWRSLWRRPAWPGALGGPEKVTFRAPPGPKSSVVVSHLRVEFGGRAGLAAGGVRGRCQCHGHAARCAARARPPRCRCRHHTTGPGCESCRPSHRDWPWRPATPQHPHPCLPCSCNQHARRCRFNSELFRLSGGRSGGVCERCRHHTAGRHCHYCRPGFWRDPGQPITSRKACRACQCHPIGATGGICNQTSGQCSCKLGVTGLTCNRCGPGYQQSRSPRMPCQRIPEATTPLATTPGAYSSDPQCQNYCNVSDTRVYMSLWRYCQQDYVLRAQVLASEAAGPAWQRLAVRVLAVYKQRARPVRRGGQDAWVPRADLACGCLRLRPDTHYLLLGSAAGGPDPARLVLDRHGVALPWRPRWARPLRRLQLQERAGGCRGLRPPTPSPGPEP, encoded by the exons ATGCCCGTGACCTTTGCCCTCTTGCTCCTCGTGAGCCAGGCCACCGCAGACCCGTGTTACCATCCAGGTGGCCGCCCCCGCTTCTGCCTCCCACCGGTGACCCAGCTGGCCGGCCTGGCGGCCTCCTGTCCCCAGGCCTGTGCCCTCTCCCTGGGGGCGGACCTCAGCCCCCGGGCCACCTGCAACGGGAGTCTGACCCTGGCCCTGGGTGGCCCCTTCCTCCTGACGTCCGTCAGCCTACGCTTCTGCACGCCAGGATCCCCGGCCCTGGTCCTGTCTGCTGCCTGGGCCACCGGAGGCCCCTGGAGATCACTGTGGCGCAGACCCGCCTGGCCTGGGGCCTTGGGGGGGCCCGAGAAGGTGACCTTCCGAGCCCCGCCGGGCCCTAAGTCCAGCGTGGTGGTCAGTCACCTCCGCGTGGAGTTCGGGGGCCGGGCGGGGCTGGCGGCAGGTGGCGTTCGAGGCCGCTGCCAGTGCCACGGCCACGCTGCCCGCTGCGCTGCCCGCGCCCGGCCGccccgctgccgctgccgccacCACACCACCGGCCCAGGCTGCGAGAGCTGCCGCCCCTCCCATCGAGACTGGCCCTGGCGGCCCGCCAcgccccagcacccccacccctgcctgc CCTGTTCCTGCAACCAGCACGCCCGACGCTGCAGGTTCAACTCGGAGCTGTTCAGGCTGTCTGGCGGCCGGAGCGGGGGCGTCTGTGAGCGGTGCCGCCACCACACGGCTGGGCGCCACTGTCATTACTGCCGCCCGGGGTTCTGGAGGGACCCCGGCCAGCCTATCACCAGCCGCAAGGCCTGCAGGG CCTGCCAGTGTCACCCTATTGGGGCGACGGGTGGCATCTGCAACCAGACCAGCGGGCAGTGCTCCTGCAAGTTAGGGGTCACCGGCCTGACGTGCAACCGCTGTGGTCCTGGCTACCAGCAGAGCCGCTCTCCCAGGATGCCCTGCCAGC GAATTCCAGAGGCGACGACCCCCCTTGCTACTACCCCTGGCGCTTACAGCTCCG ACCCTCAGTGTCAAAACTACTGCAATGTCTCGGACACCAGGGTATACATGAGCCTTTGGAGGTATTGCCAGCAGGACTACG TTCTCCGCGCCCAGGTCCTGGCGTCAGAGGCGGCGGGCCCGGCGTGGCAGCGGCTGGCCGTGCGCGTGCTGGCCGTGTACAAGCAGCGGGCGCGGCCCGTGCGTCGCGGTGGCCAGGACGCCTGGGTCCCCCGCGCCGACCTGGCCTGCGGCTGCTTGCGCCTGCGGCCCGACACCCACTACCTGCTGCTGGGCAGCGCGGCCGGCGGCCCCGACCCCGCGCGCCTGGTCCTCGACCGCCACGGCGTCGCGCTGCCCTGGAGGCCACGCTGGGCCCGGCCTCTGCGGCGGCTGCAGCTGCAGGAGCGCGCCGGGGGCTGCCGCGGCCTGCgaccccccaccccgagcccgGGGCCCGAGCCCTAG